A genomic stretch from Anser cygnoides isolate HZ-2024a breed goose chromosome 30, Taihu_goose_T2T_genome, whole genome shotgun sequence includes:
- the LOC136787602 gene encoding olfactory receptor 14J1-like — translation MSCDRYVAICKPLHYGSLVGSRACAQMAAAAWGSGFLNAVLHTATTFSLPLCQGNAVDQFFCEIPQILKLSCSDAYLREVGALVFTLSLVFLCFIYIDLSYVQIFRAVLRMPSEQGRHKLFSMCLPHLAVVSLFVSTAMFAYLKPPSISSPSLDLVFAFLYSVVPPAVNPLIYSMRNQELRNALRKLFS, via the coding sequence ATGTCCTgcgaccgctacgttgccatctgcaagcccctgcactacgggagcctcgtgggcagcagagcttgtgcccagatggcagcagctgcctggggcagtggctttctcaatgctgtcctgcacacggccactaccttttccctgcccctctgccaaggcaatgctgtggaccagttcttctgtgaaatcccccagatcctcaagctctcctgctcggatgcctacctcagggaagttggggcacttgtcTTTACTCTTTCCTtagtgtttctttgttttatttacattgatctgtcctatgtgcagattttcagggctgtgctgaggatgccctctgagcagggccggcacaaacTCTTTTCAATGTGCCTCCcccacctggctgtggtctccttgtttgtcagcactgccatgtttgcctacctgaagcccccctccatctcttccccatccctggacctggtgtttgcatttttgtactcggtggtgcctccagcagtgaaccccctcatctacagcatgagaaaccaGGAACTGAGAAATGCactaaggaaattattttcatag
- the LOC136787603 gene encoding olfactory receptor 14C36-like: protein MPNSSSVSEFLLLAFADTRELQLLHFALFLGIYLAALLGNGLILTAVACDHRLHTPMDFFLLNLALLDLGSISTTLPKAMANALWDTRAISCQGCAAQVFFFLSFISAEYSLLTIMAYDRYVAICKPLHYGSLVGSRACAQMAAAAWGSGFLNAVLHTATTFSLPLCQGNAVDQFFCEIPQILKLSCSDAYLREVGALVFSVSLVFVCFVFIVLSYVQIFRAVLRMPSEQGRHKAFSTCLPHLAVVSLFVSTGVVAYLKPPSISSPSLDLVLSFLYSVVPPAENPLIYSMRNKELKQALWKLMSRCVSKAINFHSTSADD, encoded by the coding sequence atgcccaacagcagctctgtgagcgagttcctcctgctggcattcgcagacacgcgggagctgcagctcctgcacttcgcgctcttcctgggcatctacctggctgccctcctgggcaacggcctcatcctcaccgccgtagcctgcgaccaccgcctccacacccccatggacttcttcctcctcaacctcgccctccttgacctgggatccatctccaccactctgcccaaagccatggccaatgccctctgggacaccagggccatctcctgtcagggatgtgctgcacaggtctttttctttctctccttcatatcagcagagtattcccttctcaccatcatggcctacgaccgctacgttgccatctgcaagcccctgcactacgggagcctcgtgggcagcagagcttgtgcccagatggcagcagctgcctggggcagtggctttctcaatgctgtcctgcacacggccactacattttccctgcccctctgccaaggtaatgctgtggaccagttcttctgtgaaatcccccagatcctcaagctctcctgctcagatgcctacctcagggaagttggggcacttgtgtttagtgtttctttagtatttgtttgttttgttttcattgtgctgtcctatgtgcagatcttcagggcagtgctgaggatgccctctgagcagggccggcacaaagccttttccacgtgcctccctcacctggctgtggtctccctgtttgtcagcactggtgtggttgcctacctgaagcccccctccatctcttccccatccctggacctggtgttgtcatttctgtactcggtggtgcctccagcagagaaccccctcatctacagcatgaggaacaaggagcttAAGCAAGCGCTGTGGAAATTAATGAGTAGATGTGTTTCAAAAGCAATAAATTTCCATTCTACCTCTGCAGATGACTAG